A genomic region of Heliomicrobium gestii contains the following coding sequences:
- a CDS encoding S-layer homology domain-containing protein, giving the protein MRKGIVCACLALSIVTSPAVSLAAVTQFGDVSAAMPEYRPIMKLSAQGTIKGRGDGNFGPSDPVKQLEALVMVQRFFGLEATANASASQLTPDIEKKFGGNVPAWGKGYLVTAVNQGLLDANETFPWDQGASRAWVSRLLVRLLGKEQEAQSRMSSSLTFSDASQIPAWARGHISIATDLGLIRGRDGGYFDPNTVVTRGEMAIFLDRVEGRMDRLPPGIYEASFISAQDSTLSVLGDGNLLSSLTLDTGARLFNKDRAVAATDLSPQAKIRYIKDGDKVTYLEVSQDSGLSANVAKGEIIASLPDQGLVTVKDDSGKPHTYPLAAGVKVLTLTGQQMTANALSPGCKVQLRLNNEGKVSEALLESAAQQSLQGAIVDLNKTNNILVLSNSANQYSTYYLDANVAVEYKGRRFTSLDDLHKGDSVSVDVDGSYVVTKITVLQAQSNVTVKGVVSLINKDSRLFTVKGDDGQLYAYELPDSASIQLANGTSARFDEVFQQDPVTVYLTDGKIAKLVIERSGSTRGIWGKIASVDTSRRLMIVKDQQDRLSSYEIKDPVILDIEDDDNPALGDLKVDDIIQFELDRDEKVTYIKKNDTLEGTVTRNDADRHLLTLRDDLGTEKVYTVANNVDVEIYNRSSEDLEDVDDDDLVKIKVENDKVTQIKVHRIANGEVTEISNSSDRFDMEDSDGDEHSYHIGSDVKLVIPGITKPKVSDLSIGQWVQIAYWGDEPYEVTLQTPVMGEITDLDRSHETLTVRQYDGTTNSYKLASGFKADKGGETSSSISTFSIGDRIQSTLDVKGNIFRATVAKKVSGAVDGINRSTKEIYIGTTVGYLITPNTYILQNGVRKQFDDIDHKQNVSIYYLPGYKALEVTLPSK; this is encoded by the coding sequence TTGCGCAAAGGAATTGTCTGCGCATGTCTCGCCCTCTCCATCGTCACGTCACCAGCGGTCAGTCTGGCCGCTGTGACACAGTTTGGAGATGTGAGCGCGGCCATGCCTGAGTACCGGCCGATCATGAAACTTTCCGCCCAGGGTACCATCAAGGGACGCGGCGACGGCAATTTTGGTCCTTCTGATCCGGTGAAACAACTGGAAGCCCTCGTCATGGTCCAGCGCTTTTTCGGGTTGGAAGCGACGGCAAACGCCTCGGCTTCCCAACTGACCCCGGACATCGAAAAAAAATTCGGCGGCAATGTGCCCGCCTGGGGAAAAGGGTATTTGGTCACCGCCGTCAATCAGGGCCTGCTCGATGCCAATGAGACATTCCCCTGGGATCAAGGCGCCTCCCGCGCCTGGGTGTCCCGGTTGCTGGTGCGGCTGCTCGGCAAGGAGCAGGAAGCTCAAAGCCGGATGAGCAGCAGCCTGACTTTTAGCGATGCCAGCCAGATCCCGGCTTGGGCGCGCGGACATATCAGCATCGCCACCGACCTGGGTTTGATCCGGGGCCGCGATGGCGGCTACTTTGACCCAAATACGGTCGTAACCCGTGGGGAGATGGCCATTTTCTTGGACCGGGTGGAAGGCCGGATGGACCGGCTGCCGCCGGGAATCTATGAGGCCTCCTTCATCAGCGCCCAAGACTCGACGCTGTCCGTGTTGGGCGACGGAAACCTGCTCTCCTCGCTGACATTGGATACGGGCGCCCGCCTCTTTAACAAGGATCGGGCCGTGGCTGCCACCGATCTGAGCCCCCAAGCGAAGATCCGTTACATCAAAGACGGCGACAAGGTGACCTATCTGGAAGTCAGCCAGGACAGCGGCCTGTCGGCCAATGTGGCCAAGGGAGAGATCATCGCCAGCCTTCCTGACCAAGGCCTTGTCACGGTCAAAGACGACAGCGGCAAACCCCATACCTATCCGCTCGCCGCAGGCGTCAAGGTGTTGACGCTGACGGGACAACAAATGACCGCCAACGCGCTCAGCCCCGGCTGCAAGGTGCAGCTTCGCCTGAACAATGAAGGCAAAGTGTCGGAAGCCCTCCTCGAAAGCGCCGCCCAACAGAGTCTCCAGGGCGCCATCGTCGACCTGAACAAGACGAACAACATCCTCGTCCTTTCCAATAGCGCCAATCAGTATTCCACTTATTATCTCGACGCGAACGTGGCCGTCGAATACAAAGGCCGCCGCTTCACCTCCCTCGACGACCTGCACAAGGGGGATTCGGTCAGCGTCGATGTCGACGGCAGCTATGTCGTCACCAAGATCACCGTGCTCCAGGCCCAAAGCAACGTCACCGTCAAAGGCGTCGTCAGTCTGATCAACAAAGACAGCCGCCTCTTCACCGTCAAGGGAGACGACGGCCAGTTATACGCCTATGAACTCCCCGACTCGGCGTCCATCCAGCTTGCCAACGGCACATCGGCCCGTTTCGATGAGGTTTTTCAGCAGGATCCGGTGACTGTCTATCTGACAGACGGCAAGATCGCCAAACTGGTCATCGAGCGCTCCGGCAGCACCCGCGGCATCTGGGGAAAAATCGCCTCGGTCGACACGTCGCGACGGTTGATGATCGTCAAGGATCAGCAGGACCGGCTGTCCTCTTATGAGATCAAAGATCCCGTCATCCTGGACATCGAAGATGATGACAACCCCGCTCTTGGCGACCTGAAGGTCGACGACATCATCCAGTTCGAACTCGACCGCGATGAGAAGGTCACCTACATCAAGAAAAACGACACCCTGGAGGGAACGGTGACGCGCAATGACGCCGACCGTCATCTCTTGACCCTGCGGGACGATCTGGGGACAGAAAAGGTCTACACCGTTGCCAACAATGTGGATGTCGAAATCTACAACCGTTCCAGTGAGGACTTGGAAGATGTCGACGACGATGATCTCGTCAAGATCAAGGTGGAGAACGACAAGGTCACCCAAATCAAGGTCCATCGCATCGCGAACGGTGAAGTAACGGAGATCAGCAATTCCAGCGATCGCTTTGACATGGAGGATTCCGACGGGGATGAGCACTCCTACCATATCGGCAGCGACGTGAAGCTGGTCATCCCCGGCATCACCAAACCGAAAGTGTCCGATCTGAGCATCGGCCAATGGGTGCAAATCGCCTATTGGGGCGATGAGCCCTATGAAGTGACCCTGCAGACACCGGTCATGGGTGAAATCACCGATCTGGATCGGAGCCATGAAACCTTGACCGTCCGCCAGTACGACGGAACCACGAATTCCTATAAACTGGCCAGCGGCTTCAAGGCGGATAAAGGAGGAGAAACCTCCTCGAGCATCAGCACATTCAGCATCGGTGACCGGATCCAGTCGACCCTTGACGTAAAAGGCAACATCTTCCGCGCCACAGTGGCCAAGAAGGTATCGGGCGCTGTAGACGGAATCAACCGCTCCACCAAGGAAATCTACATCGGCACCACGGTCGGCTACCTGATCACACCGAATACCTATATCCTCCAAAACGGTGTGCGGAAACAATTTGACGACATTGACCACAAACAGAACGTCTCCATCTACTATCTACCGGGATACAAAGCACTGGAAGTGACGCTTCCGAGCAAGTAA